The Dunckerocampus dactyliophorus isolate RoL2022-P2 chromosome 1, RoL_Ddac_1.1, whole genome shotgun sequence genome has a segment encoding these proteins:
- the gca gene encoding grancalcin, with translation MAYPGYGGYGHGGPMLPSGISGGPMLPGGISGGPMPGHMGGPMGGAPPRGAGYVPYGGGYPGAYGAPSPAANDPMWGYFTAIAGQDGEVDAEELQRCLTQAGFTGTYSPFSLETCRIMIAMLDRDFTGKMGFNEFKELFMALNGWKQNFMMFDRDRSGTVESHEMSQAISSMGYRISPQALNAILKRYNRGGRIFFDDYVACCVKLRALTENFKRRDTMQRGSVNFLYDDFIMCTMSL, from the exons ATGGCTTACCCAGGATACGGTGGG TATGGCCACGGCGGACCAATGCTACCCAGTGGGATATCCGGCGGACCAATGCTACCCGGTGGGATATCCGGCGGACCAATGCCCGGTCATATGGGTGGACCAATGGGAGGTGCACCGCCCCGAGGGGCTGGATATGTGCCCTACGGAGGAGGCTACCCCGGCGCATATGGCGCTCCATCCCCAGCTGCTAATGACCCCATGTGGGGTTATTTTACAGCCATTGCTGGCCAG GACGGTGAGGTGGATGCAGAGGAGCTGCAAAGGTGCCTGACTCAAGCTGGTTTCACTGGAACCTACAGCC CCTTCAGCCTGGAGACCTGCAGGATCATGATTGCAATGCTGGAT AGGGACTTCACGGGGAAGATGGGCTTCAACGAGTTCAAGGAGTTGTTTATGGCTCTGAATGGCTGGAAGCAGAACTTCATGATGTTTGACCGGGACAGGAGCGGGACCGTGGAGTCCCACGAGATGAGCCAGGCCATCAGCTCAATGG GATACCGCATCAGTCCCCAGGCTCTGAACGCCATCCTGAAGCGCTACAACAGAGGCGGACGCATCTTCTTCGACGACTACGTGGCCTGCTGCGTCAAGCTTCGCGCGCTCACAG AGAACTTTAAGAGGAGAGATACGATGCAGCGAGGTTCTGTCAACTTCCTTTACGATGAT TTCATCATGTGCACGATGTCCCTTTAA